The genomic stretch ATTTTTGCGCGAGCCCAACTCGCGCCGTCGCGCTCCGTCTCGGACACGTAAACAAAAATAGCGCCTAAGCGCTATGTTTTGATTCGTGTCCGCCCAGCAGGATTCGAACCTGCGACCGTTTGCTTAAAAGGCAACTGCTCTACCAACTGAGCTATGGGCGGATATACTAATTTCAAATTAACACTTTTGCCGCTATCTACCAAAACGGCCGCAAGCAGTAATTACCGATTACGATTTTATACCACACAAAACAATAATCGGGAAGAACTAAAGAGGGATATCAAAGGCAAAAAACCCCGCACCGGAGAAGAGAAGTGAAAGAGAGATTACGAAGAGAAGAAGATAAAAAGCAAGCTCCCGTTTTAATATACTCTCCTCTCTGTACTCAACCAAGAGCTCCGCAAGGAAAAGAGCCGAAAACAGAAGCGCGAAGGCCTGGGTCCATAAACCGATGACGAAAAAAATACCTCCTGCAATCTGAAACACTCCGTACCCGGAAGCAAAGACTTTTTCGGGAATACGCAGAAGATTTCCTACATTTTCCCATTGTTTTCTTTCCCCCTTAAAAGAAAGGTATCCAAGATTAATTAAGACAAAACCGATCGATATACGCAAAAGAAACGGTGCGACAAGGCCGTATGTCAGTAGTTCTGGAAAAAGAGTTAACATGGTGGTATTGTACCATACACATCCATGTCTTCTACATCCGGCCCTGTTTCTCTGATTCTTAATGACATCCGTAGCGTATACAACGTCGGTTCGATTTTTCGTACCGCCGATGCGGCCGGAGTTTCAAAAATTTTTCTTACAGGATACACTCCCACGCCCGTTGACCGATTTGGCCGCTCGCGGAAAGATTTTGCAAAAGTGTCTCTTGGTTCGGAAAAAAGTGTTGAGTGGGAAAGTTGCGCAGACATTGAATCCTTGCTTGTCTCTCTCAAAAAACAAGGCGTCACCATAATTGCCCTTGAGCAAACGCACAATGCACTCGACTATCGGACTATACAACCTCATTATCCGCTAGCACTTGTCTACGGAAACGAAACGGAAGGCGTGCCTTCCGGGATTCTAAAACACTGCGATATGTCGGCCTACATACCCATGAGAGGAGAAAAAGAATCTCTCAATGTTTCCGTTGCCGTGGGTATTTCACTTTTTAAATTTACGGAAGGCGATTCCTTGGATTAGCGACGCGCATACGTGTCAACCGTTTTTCCGTTCTCGTCGATAAGCCGTATGGTTTCTCGTTTGTTGAGCCAGAGGGACTCGTTTCGTCCGAGATAGATTCTCCACTGCGTTCCAAAAAAATCGGAATCATTTCGGTGCAAGGAAAGGCATCCCTGATAACCCACTTTTTCGTATATGAACGCCACGCACTCTGAGGAGAACGTAACGGGGAGTGGTTTCGTGTTAAGACGGCATCGTGACATTCGTTCAATAAAATCAAAGCAAGAAAAATTTGCGGGAACGTAAGGAATCGAACGCAAATCTTCATTTTCAGGAAGGGGGCACTGTTGGGGAAGAGTGGGGGAAAATGAATTGAACTGATTCAAATACCCTGTGCACTTATTTGTCTTAAAAGAAAGCCCCAAAGGGGACATTCCCGTAGTAATGACCGCGGTGTTTCCCGGCAACAACACTACAAAATCATTTTGTGAACTCGTATTCGGATAATATACCGCCGCTCCCTTTCCAATAGCAACACTTTTACCCGTGGAGTCGCTTTTTAATTGCCAACCGCTGATCGTGACATTTTCTTTGCTTGACTGGGAAAGTGAAATAGTGACGTACTCTTTTTTCGGGTCAACGGA from bacterium encodes the following:
- a CDS encoding DoxX family membrane protein, with amino-acid sequence MLTLFPELLTYGLVAPFLLRISIGFVLINLGYLSFKGERKQWENVGNLLRIPEKVFASGYGVFQIAGGIFFVIGLWTQAFALLFSALFLAELLVEYREESILKRELAFYLLLFVISLSLLFSGAGFFAFDIPL
- a CDS encoding TrmH family RNA methyltransferase, whose product is MSSTSGPVSLILNDIRSVYNVGSIFRTADAAGVSKIFLTGYTPTPVDRFGRSRKDFAKVSLGSEKSVEWESCADIESLLVSLKKQGVTIIALEQTHNALDYRTIQPHYPLALVYGNETEGVPSGILKHCDMSAYIPMRGEKESLNVSVAVGISLFKFTEGDSLD